Proteins encoded by one window of Culicoides brevitarsis isolate CSIRO-B50_1 chromosome 2, AGI_CSIRO_Cbre_v1, whole genome shotgun sequence:
- the LOC134828480 gene encoding glucose dehydrogenase [FAD, quinone]-like, producing MLLEGSCATCNTSSAPSFGPFSQMMTLMSTVLMTSQCFLSSTDKWPADYGQKLKHFHPKDVPRYDFIIVGAGTAGSIVANRLSENPKWKILLIEAGGDPPVEEQVPAYMFQVINNLNYTWRYKTEVSDHACLGSVNGCAWPRGRLLGGCSAINAMVYVRGNRKDFDLWEAQGNPGWGWNSVLKTFKMLEDPRHMNLSTSGKNPVKLDSYGSRIPIKEIIFNAAKEIGHGMLEQLEDERFLGFQNLPGTLDYGTRNSMAKAFLAPIRDRPNLHVIKNGYATKLLFTKNQKRAKVVKFRINNQSFKVQATKEIILSAGAIGSPMILMHSGIGPKTHLQSFGIQNIVNAPVGRNLQDHLVVPLYFKMGSTSPEPSIREKINDMFEYLVSRKGPLSTIGSLDTTGFISTLPDKCSFPDIQYLYLYFRRYSPDLVAYLESLDYSKAVFDTIQRVNNETDIFIAYVVLLNPKSVGHLELRSKNPMDAPKIYANYLDHNDDVLAFLRGIREQRKFLKTQAWMSNNIKDAGLELPECDRFEPDSDQYWSCYARVMSVTVYHPTSTAKMGNNENSVVDSTLRVKGVQGLRVADASVMPHITSGNTMAPTILIGQKAAEFIVDDWSGDKKL from the exons ATGCTTCTGGAAGGAAGTTGTGCGACATGCAATACCTCAAGTGCTCCCAGTTTCGGGCCTTTTTCACAAATGATGACGTTGATGTCAACAGTATTGATGACGTCGCAATGTTTTTTGTCCTCTACTGACAAATGGCCCGCGGATTATGGACAAAAACTGAAACATTTCCAtccaaaag atgtcccaaggtacgattttatcattgtTGGTGCAGGAACTGCCGGAAGCATCGTCGCCAATCGTCTTTCGGAGAACcctaaatggaaaattttactcatCGAAGCTGGCGGAGATCCTCCCGTGGAAGAACAAGTCCCTGCTTACATGTTTCAAGTGATAAACAACTTAAATTACACGTGGCGCTATAAAACCGAGGTGTCAGATCATGCCTGTTTAGGGTCCGTAAATGGTTGTGCATGGCCCAGAGGGCGCTTATTAGGGGGATGCAGTGCAATTAATGCCATGGTTTATGTTCGTGGCAACCGAAAAGACTTTGATTTGTGGGAAGCGCAAGGAAATCCGGGCTGGGGATGGAATTCCGTgttaaaaaccttcaaaatgcTCGAAGATCCGCGTCACATGAACCTTTCAACGTCTGGCAAGAACCCGGTGAAGCTCGATTCGTATGGCAGTCGAATCCCGATcaaggaaataattttcaatgcaGCGAAGGAAATTGGTCATGGCATGCTGGAACAACTTGAGGATGAGAGATTTTTaggttttcaaaatttacccGGGACTTTGGACTATGGAACAAGAAATAGCATGGCAAAAGCGTTCCTTGCCCCCATTAGGGATCGCCCGAACTTGCATGTGATTAAAAATGGCTACGCAACGAAACTtcttttcacgaaaaatcaaaaaagggcAAAAGTTGTGAAATTCCGGATCAATAACCAATCATTTAAAGTCCAAGCTACGAAAGAAATAATTCTTTCTGCTGGAGCGATAGGCTCCCCCATGATCCTAATGCACTCCGGAATCGGTCCAAAAACGCATCTCCAGTCGTTTGGCATCCAAAATATCGTAAATGCCCCTGTCGGGCGTAATTTACAAGATCATCTCGTGGTGCCCTTATACTTCAAAATGGGATCAACTTCGCCAGAGCCCTcaattcgtgaaaaaatcaACGACATGTTCGAGTATCTCGTGTCACGGAAGGGTCCCCTATCGACAATTGGCTCCTTAGACACTACTGGATTCATTAGCACCCTTCCCGATAAATGCTCCTTTCCAGATATCCAATATTTGTATCTCTATTTTAGGCGATATTCGCCCGATTTGGTTGCTTATCTCGAAAGTTTGGATTATTCAAAGGCTGTTTTCGACACAATTCAGCGAGTTAACAACGAAActgacatttttattgcttacGTGGTTTTACTAAACCCTAAATCCGTGGGTCATTTGGAgctgaggagcaaaaatcccATGGATGCCCCGAAAATTTACGCGAATTATTTGGATCACAATGACGATGTTTTGGCTTTTCTTCGGGGAATTCGTGAAcaacggaaatttttgaaaactcaaGCATGGATGTCAAATAATATCAAAGATGCGGGTCTAGAATTGCCGGAATGTGATAGATTTGAGCCCGATTCCGATCAATATTGGAGCTGCTATGCCAGGGTGATGTCCGTAACGGTCTACCATCCAACGAGCACTGCAAAAATgggaaataatgaaaattcagTAGTTGACAGTACGTTAAGGGTTAAAGGTGTGCAGGGATTGCGAGTTGCTGATGCAAGTGTCATGCCGCATATTACGAGCGGTAATACGATGGCGCCCACAATTTTGATCGGGCAAAAGGCAGCGGAGTTTATTGTCGACGATTGGAGCGGCGATAAGAAATTGTAA